A DNA window from Drosophila sechellia strain sech25 chromosome X, ASM438219v1, whole genome shotgun sequence contains the following coding sequences:
- the LOC116802065 gene encoding LOW QUALITY PROTEIN: uncharacterized protein LOC116802065 (The sequence of the model RefSeq protein was modified relative to this genomic sequence to represent the inferred CDS: inserted 1 base in 1 codon), whose translation MREVSAIFCNLALLSGVPLSIWQLLGLQSXGLRSPVVSVRLLESPVPGLWSVVPGHSHYRCMCREVTPHGCVRSFLFLVRAKIQQLQKLKLLPLAVVATHRNIERKLSDMKIVKIK comes from the exons ATGCGGGAAGTCTCTGCAATTTTCTGCAACCTGGCGCTTTTGTCTGGAGTCCCATTGTCAATATGGCAGCTATTGGGTCTCCAGT GCGGTCTTCGGTCGCCGGTAGTCTCTGTTCGTCTCCTGGAGTCTCCGGTCCCTGGTCTCTGGTCTGTGGTCCCTGGTCATTCACATTATCGTTGCATGTGCCGAGAGGTAACCCCGCATGGGTGTGTTCgttcatttttatttcttgtgCGTGCAAAAATTCAACAATTGCAGAAATTGAAACTTTTGCCTCTTGCCGTTGTTGCCACACACAGAAACATTGAAAGAAAACTTTCAGACATGAAAAtcgtaaaaataaaatga